Proteins co-encoded in one Desulfitobacterium hafniense DCB-2 genomic window:
- a CDS encoding ABC transporter permease: MTWKDILKMCLRNLRRRKSRTLLTVLGVLIGCCSIVIMVSIGIGTKVSQEEMLAEMGDLTIITVMVPNMGNDQNKLDDAGIRTIAQIPNVIAVSPKISPDELFNDIYFKIYAGIGDRYINDWLPVAAYDSSSLEKLGFKLVDGAYPATTKGVLVGEMFAYNFRDSYRPEGSNRVDRYANIDFNNFDPDQLKNNMPDPYFNPLTSSLTLVLEKEGIAKYSIPLEATGRVKEDYNKGYETSEGVLLDLAFLEQILKDSGAAKNTTEKKSYQNALVKVDHISKVAEVEKEIKRLGFDTRSMESIREPMEKEARQKQLMLGGLGAISLFVAAIGITNTMIMSISERTKEIGIMKALGCYVKDIRIIFLTESGIIGFLGGVVGNVVSLIISLIMNFVSEGAGGSKLSIIPLWLIGFAVVFSIFIGVGSGYYPANKAVKISALEAIKSD, translated from the coding sequence ATGACTTGGAAAGATATTTTAAAAATGTGCCTGCGCAATTTGCGCCGCCGCAAATCCAGAACCTTATTGACCGTGCTGGGGGTACTGATCGGGTGTTGCAGCATTGTCATTATGGTATCCATCGGCATCGGCACGAAAGTCTCCCAGGAAGAAATGCTGGCGGAAATGGGAGATTTGACAATTATCACCGTTATGGTGCCCAATATGGGCAACGATCAAAATAAACTGGATGATGCCGGCATCAGAACGATTGCTCAGATACCCAATGTCATCGCCGTATCGCCGAAAATCTCTCCCGACGAACTGTTCAACGATATTTACTTTAAGATCTACGCCGGAATTGGCGACAGATATATCAACGATTGGCTCCCGGTGGCGGCCTATGACAGCTCCAGCCTGGAAAAACTGGGATTCAAGCTTGTGGATGGAGCATACCCCGCCACTACTAAGGGGGTGCTGGTCGGCGAAATGTTTGCTTACAATTTCCGGGATTCCTATCGGCCGGAAGGAAGCAATCGGGTTGACCGTTACGCCAATATTGATTTTAACAATTTCGATCCGGACCAACTCAAGAACAATATGCCGGACCCCTACTTCAACCCGCTCACGTCCTCCCTGACTCTGGTCCTGGAAAAGGAAGGCATCGCCAAGTACAGCATCCCCCTTGAAGCAACCGGACGCGTCAAAGAAGATTACAACAAAGGTTACGAAACCAGCGAAGGTGTCTTGCTGGACCTGGCTTTTCTGGAACAGATCTTAAAGGATTCCGGTGCGGCAAAAAACACGACCGAAAAGAAAAGCTATCAAAATGCTCTTGTTAAGGTAGACCACATTTCCAAAGTCGCCGAAGTGGAAAAGGAAATCAAGCGGCTTGGCTTTGATACACGATCTATGGAAAGCATCCGTGAGCCCATGGAAAAAGAAGCGCGGCAAAAACAGCTGATGCTGGGAGGACTGGGAGCTATTTCATTGTTCGTGGCCGCTATTGGGATTACCAATACGATGATTATGTCCATCTCTGAGCGGACCAAGGAAATCGGCATTATGAAAGCGCTGGGCTGCTATGTAAAGGATATCCGTATTATTTTTCTTACGGAATCCGGTATTATTGGTTTCCTGGGTGGAGTTGTCGGCAATGTCGTCAGTCTGATCATTTCACTGATCATGAATTTTGTTTCGGAAGGTGCCGGCGGCAGCAAACTATCCATTATACCCCTCTGGCTTATCGGCTTTGCCGTTGTCTTTTCAATTTTTATCGGGGTGGGCTCCGGGTACTATCCCGCCAACAAAGCCGTGAAAATATC
- a CDS encoding ABC transporter ATP-binding protein: MDLEKPLIEIRNLRKEYIMGEEVVVALKRINFSINRGELCCIFGASGSGKSTLLNQLAGMEKPSKGGVKIGGVPISHLNEDQLAEFRQKYIGFVFQSYNLLPMLTATENVALPLMFRGVPEGKRNAMAQSMLQKVGLGHRLHHYPGQMSGGQQQRVGIARAFVTKPAVVFADEPTGNLDTKTTKEVMTMIKNFAGTFKQTIILVTHDPEMTVYADRIVTLVDGEIVSNEIKNKPINGN; the protein is encoded by the coding sequence TTGGATTTGGAGAAACCATTAATTGAAATCCGTAACCTTCGCAAAGAATACATTATGGGGGAAGAAGTTGTTGTCGCTTTAAAACGAATAAACTTCTCCATAAATCGCGGGGAACTGTGCTGCATATTCGGCGCGTCAGGTTCTGGAAAAAGTACGCTTTTAAATCAATTGGCAGGGATGGAGAAACCTTCTAAGGGGGGCGTAAAAATAGGCGGTGTCCCCATTTCCCATTTAAATGAAGATCAGCTTGCCGAATTCAGGCAAAAATATATCGGCTTTGTCTTCCAGTCTTATAATTTGCTGCCTATGCTGACCGCCACAGAAAATGTGGCCCTGCCCCTGATGTTTCGTGGTGTGCCGGAAGGAAAACGCAATGCCATGGCCCAGAGCATGCTGCAAAAGGTCGGGCTTGGGCATCGATTGCATCACTATCCCGGACAAATGTCGGGGGGGCAGCAGCAGCGGGTGGGAATTGCCAGGGCCTTTGTCACAAAACCTGCGGTTGTTTTTGCGGATGAGCCTACCGGGAACCTTGATACAAAAACAACCAAAGAAGTTATGACTATGATCAAAAACTTTGCAGGGACGTTTAAGCAAACCATCATCCTGGTCACCCATGACCCGGAAATGACAGTTTATGCCGACCGGATTGTGACACTGGTAGATGGCGAGATTGTCAGCAATGAAATAAAAAATAAACCGATTAACGGGAATTAA
- a CDS encoding ATP-binding protein — protein MRRYFKIKQLIAVIILLSTMLLMLSTIYYTDAPEQESPAAVQGTLDLSSWDFTKDRSVFLNGEWDFYPGKLLQPEELPKETHYFMKVPGGWDKTKGAFLQKSRGNGTYRLSVKLPELQEQLGLKIHNIWMAHRLFINGQLVKESGLPSDSLEGYQALNTPYVVVVEPAEELEIVIQVSNQVHFTGGIAHPIQLGLKNYIEKKNMLAFGGDMAVFLLFLMFGIYHLHMYNMRDKEKTYLFSGLFLLSISIVSITFGEKVLMQVFEEIPFAVAYKLQDFFLFASFAALTLFIQSLEPGTIKGRNLILSLMPVLIYLGVVILIPYHWYSPVKLYITFYANLLLFFYIIRLIYMLFYKKQGKLPLNESVYIFLCCIFAGVIIIDYNLYYSGYTNGNMIARLGIFAFLLSLNLFLSRRFTNKMNEVQALSEELIRSREIKDEFLARTSHELKTPLHGIINISGHLLKGETSSLSLEQRENLLLLQDTSSRLSLLVNDLVDIIKLRHEDLQLNLITVDLYVVIQLVFQLLSFDLQGKEVKMLNKVKPMTFVEADENRLRQILYNITSNAMKHTEKGEIVAQAREEGLDIVLTISDTGKGIPQEHWELVFKDFNHDSLPQQDYKQGMGLGLYISRQLARKMKGEVWIADSVVNKGTSMAVRLAKGQCLNTEMTAGSVLERKVWSSKPTSSGLSEKMKKILIVDDEPTNIRVLSLMLEGEYQVSAAYSGEKALESLKNEKFHLLLTDLMMPGMSGIELTQQIRQNYSLIELPIIIATARNREREIELAYQNGANDYITKPFTAEEVQWRVRSLLKLTDTMEKAFESEMAYLQAQIKPHFIYNALSNIIALCHEDGEKASEMLSLLSRYLRHIFQRDQNQQTLQLQQELDLIKTYVEIEQLRFGKHLHYETYVDPEILNKGIKIPTLLIQPLVENAIRHGLFNKEGEGTVSLRITEGEGFIHIIVEDNGVGMSEDEVGRILNGKGGKGVGLKNVLMRVASLPKAAFLIDSELEKGTRCSIFLPKELV, from the coding sequence TTGAGAAGATATTTTAAGATAAAACAGCTTATCGCTGTGATAATCCTATTAAGCACAATGTTGCTGATGCTATCCACTATTTACTATACCGATGCTCCCGAACAAGAATCTCCTGCTGCTGTACAGGGGACTCTGGATCTGTCTTCCTGGGACTTCACAAAGGATAGGAGTGTCTTCCTAAATGGAGAATGGGATTTTTACCCGGGAAAACTTCTGCAGCCTGAAGAGCTTCCCAAGGAAACTCATTATTTCATGAAAGTTCCCGGGGGCTGGGATAAAACAAAGGGGGCTTTCCTTCAGAAATCAAGGGGAAACGGCACCTACAGGCTCTCTGTAAAGCTGCCGGAATTGCAGGAGCAGCTGGGGTTAAAAATTCATAATATATGGATGGCCCACAGGCTTTTTATCAACGGTCAATTGGTCAAAGAATCCGGACTGCCCTCAGACAGTCTTGAGGGCTATCAGGCCCTTAATACGCCATACGTTGTTGTAGTAGAGCCGGCTGAGGAGCTGGAGATCGTTATTCAGGTATCGAATCAAGTCCATTTTACGGGAGGAATTGCCCACCCCATTCAGCTGGGGCTCAAGAATTACATAGAGAAGAAAAATATGCTGGCCTTTGGAGGAGATATGGCAGTTTTTCTGCTGTTTCTTATGTTTGGAATTTATCACCTTCATATGTACAACATGAGGGACAAAGAAAAAACCTACCTGTTCAGCGGACTGTTTTTGCTAAGCATCTCTATAGTCTCAATTACTTTTGGGGAAAAAGTTTTAATGCAGGTTTTTGAGGAGATCCCCTTTGCCGTGGCTTATAAATTACAGGATTTTTTTCTTTTTGCCAGCTTTGCAGCGCTGACTTTATTTATTCAGTCCCTGGAGCCGGGAACTATCAAGGGGAGGAATTTAATTCTATCCCTGATGCCCGTGCTGATTTATCTGGGAGTGGTTATCTTGATACCCTACCACTGGTATTCGCCCGTCAAATTATATATTACTTTTTACGCTAATTTACTGCTGTTTTTTTATATTATAAGACTTATCTATATGCTTTTTTATAAAAAACAGGGAAAATTGCCCCTTAATGAGTCGGTTTATATTTTCCTGTGCTGTATATTTGCCGGAGTCATCATTATTGATTACAACTTATATTATTCAGGATATACCAATGGAAATATGATTGCGAGATTAGGGATATTCGCCTTTTTGCTCAGCCTCAATCTCTTTTTGTCCAGGCGGTTCACCAACAAAATGAATGAAGTACAAGCCCTTTCCGAGGAATTGATAAGGTCCAGGGAAATAAAGGATGAGTTTCTGGCCAGAACATCCCATGAGCTGAAAACTCCCCTCCACGGTATTATCAATATCTCCGGCCACCTTTTGAAGGGAGAGACATCTTCCTTAAGCCTGGAGCAAAGGGAAAACCTTTTGTTGCTCCAGGATACTTCCTCCAGGCTTTCGCTGCTGGTTAATGATTTAGTTGACATAATAAAGCTTCGCCATGAGGACTTGCAGCTGAATCTTATCACGGTTGATTTATATGTGGTGATTCAACTGGTATTTCAACTGTTGTCCTTTGATTTGCAGGGCAAGGAAGTGAAGATGCTGAATAAAGTAAAACCTATGACCTTCGTAGAGGCTGATGAAAATCGCCTGAGGCAAATTTTATATAATATTACCTCCAACGCCATGAAGCATACGGAAAAAGGAGAAATTGTTGCCCAGGCAAGGGAGGAGGGCTTGGACATAGTCCTGACCATTTCCGATACGGGAAAGGGAATTCCGCAGGAACATTGGGAGCTGGTCTTTAAGGACTTCAATCATGATTCGCTGCCGCAGCAGGACTATAAACAGGGTATGGGTTTGGGGTTATATATCAGCAGGCAGCTGGCCAGAAAAATGAAGGGGGAGGTATGGATTGCCGATTCTGTTGTCAATAAAGGGACAAGTATGGCGGTACGACTTGCCAAGGGGCAGTGTTTAAACACCGAAATGACTGCCGGATCGGTATTGGAAAGAAAAGTTTGGAGTTCAAAACCAACAAGTTCCGGCTTAAGTGAGAAAATGAAAAAGATATTGATTGTCGATGATGAACCCACCAATATTAGAGTTTTATCCCTTATGTTGGAGGGAGAGTATCAGGTGTCTGCAGCCTATAGTGGGGAGAAAGCCCTGGAATCACTTAAAAACGAAAAATTCCATCTTCTTTTGACCGATCTGATGATGCCCGGCATGTCAGGTATCGAACTGACCCAACAAATAAGACAAAATTACTCTCTGATCGAACTGCCTATTATCATTGCCACAGCCAGGAACAGAGAGAGGGAAATAGAATTGGCTTATCAAAACGGCGCTAATGATTATATTACCAAACCCTTTACGGCAGAAGAGGTTCAATGGAGGGTAAGGAGCCTGCTGAAGCTGACGGATACCATGGAGAAGGCTTTTGAAAGTGAGATGGCTTATTTGCAGGCCCAAATCAAGCCCCATTTCATCTATAATGCTTTAAGCAATATCATTGCCCTCTGTCATGAGGATGGGGAGAAGGCTTCAGAGATGTTATCCCTCCTGAGCAGATATTTAAGACATATTTTTCAGCGGGATCAGAACCAGCAGACTTTACAACTGCAGCAGGAGCTGGACCTTATCAAAACCTATGTGGAAATTGAACAGCTGCGGTTTGGAAAGCATCTTCACTATGAAACCTATGTTGATCCGGAAATCCTCAATAAGGGGATAAAGATTCCGACGCTGCTTATTCAGCCTTTGGTTGAAAACGCCATACGGCACGGGCTTTTTAATAAAGAAGGAGAGGGAACGGTGTCTCTGAGGATTACGGAGGGGGAAGGATTTATTCACATTATCGTAGAAGACAACGGCGTAGGTATGAGTGAGGATGAGGTAGGGAGGATCCTGAACGGAAAAGGGGGAAAGGGTGTAGGCCTCAAGAATGTTTTGATGAGGGTAGCCTCCTTGCCCAAAGCTGCTTTTTTAATCGACTCTGAATTGGAAAAGGGAACCCGGTGCAGTATTTTTTTGCCCAAAGAGCTGGTTTAA
- a CDS encoding sensor histidine kinase, with amino-acid sequence MIKRILAILIITIIGVSSILPSVISDSRGPDPLSLHAEAGTMDLSAWDIQKDPTLKLDGEWEFYWSQLLGPEDFQPDGGRIPQLTGYMRVPSIWSGKELNGTVLPAFGCATYRLVLKNIPYHGVLGLKKENVRLSSRVYVDGQELFSDGVPSLTEAEYESGNNPQLGFYYCDGSELEIIVQAANYDYINGGIPVSFKIGEQTAMLAQQEKGNLLGFSVLVTLWSIALLYLIFFINARYFKRKAASLLSFAIFCFLFAVGNALTDQRPLVMMLPDISFEAIFKMKDFFLSASLIAVTVIFYQARKGIISLRMTGMVSAVYGCYLIAVLTLPIYLYYKLHPFIMLLNTIVLIILLARTTVLFLRCKKSDVLDYLLLFIAILALNLYSADSILFALSLKTVSSLCQIYIVTFAFVTIFRLSMHYYEVLANLRISMKRTQDAEIAFLRSQIKPHFLYNALNSIAALCKEAPDQAEDVVIQLSEYLRGSFDFKTLDSLTTVKKETELLEAYLNIEKVRFGKRLNVEYDIDESINFPIPPLILQPLVENAVRHGLMSGVSGGTVKISIKKEMANVVFSIEDDGIGMEPSQVKRLLEQAPDENGVGLWNINQRLRLIYGNELEVWSERGVGTRVSFQLPWNSRETSLSHGNL; translated from the coding sequence TTGATAAAACGAATTTTAGCAATCTTAATCATTACGATCATAGGGGTTTCCTCGATTCTGCCTTCCGTGATCTCCGACAGCCGGGGGCCGGACCCTCTTTCGCTGCATGCTGAGGCTGGGACGATGGATCTTTCGGCATGGGATATTCAGAAGGATCCAACCCTAAAGCTGGATGGGGAATGGGAATTTTACTGGAGTCAGCTTCTCGGCCCGGAGGATTTTCAGCCGGACGGCGGGAGAATTCCCCAGCTGACAGGATATATGAGGGTTCCGTCAATATGGAGCGGCAAAGAACTCAATGGCACGGTACTTCCTGCTTTTGGATGTGCAACCTACCGGCTTGTATTAAAGAATATCCCGTACCACGGTGTGCTGGGGCTGAAAAAGGAAAATGTCCGCCTGTCAAGCAGGGTCTATGTGGATGGTCAGGAGTTGTTTTCAGACGGAGTGCCGTCGCTTACGGAAGCGGAGTATGAATCGGGAAACAATCCCCAGCTGGGCTTCTATTATTGTGACGGCAGCGAATTGGAAATTATCGTGCAGGCTGCAAATTACGATTACATAAATGGCGGGATACCGGTGTCCTTTAAGATTGGCGAACAAACAGCCATGCTGGCTCAGCAGGAGAAAGGCAATTTGCTGGGCTTCAGTGTCCTGGTTACTTTGTGGTCCATTGCGCTGTTGTATCTCATTTTTTTTATCAACGCCAGATACTTCAAAAGAAAGGCTGCTTCGTTGCTGTCTTTTGCAATCTTTTGTTTCCTTTTCGCTGTCGGAAACGCGCTCACCGATCAACGTCCTCTGGTAATGATGCTGCCGGATATTTCCTTTGAAGCGATATTTAAAATGAAGGATTTCTTTCTGTCCGCAAGCCTGATTGCCGTAACCGTGATATTTTATCAGGCCAGAAAGGGTATTATCTCGCTGCGAATGACAGGAATGGTCTCTGCGGTATACGGCTGCTATCTGATTGCTGTGCTGACCCTGCCGATCTACCTCTATTACAAGCTGCACCCGTTTATTATGCTTTTAAATACAATCGTGCTGATCATCCTGTTGGCAAGGACGACAGTTTTATTTCTGAGATGTAAGAAATCCGACGTGCTTGATTACTTACTGCTTTTCATTGCGATCCTGGCCCTCAATCTTTATTCCGCCGATTCGATTCTTTTTGCACTGTCCCTGAAGACGGTTTCCTCTCTCTGCCAGATTTATATTGTCACCTTTGCCTTCGTGACGATTTTCCGGCTTTCCATGCATTATTACGAGGTTCTGGCTAACCTCAGGATATCGATGAAGCGTACACAGGACGCTGAAATTGCGTTTTTACGGTCTCAGATCAAGCCTCACTTTCTGTATAATGCCCTGAATTCCATCGCCGCTTTATGCAAAGAGGCTCCCGATCAGGCGGAAGACGTCGTCATACAGCTTTCCGAGTATCTGAGAGGAAGCTTTGATTTTAAAACATTGGATTCGCTTACCACGGTGAAAAAGGAAACGGAGCTGCTGGAGGCCTATCTGAACATTGAAAAAGTACGTTTCGGCAAGAGGCTTAATGTGGAGTATGATATCGATGAAAGCATCAATTTTCCGATTCCTCCCCTCATCTTGCAGCCTCTGGTCGAAAATGCGGTAAGACACGGTCTGATGTCCGGCGTAAGCGGGGGAACCGTTAAAATCTCGATAAAAAAAGAGATGGCAAACGTGGTTTTTTCCATTGAGGATGACGGAATCGGTATGGAGCCTTCACAGGTGAAGCGGCTGCTGGAGCAGGCGCCGGACGAAAACGGGGTGGGCCTGTGGAATATCAACCAAAGGCTCAGACTGATCTACGGAAATGAGCTTGAAGTATGGAGTGAAAGAGGAGTCGGAACGAGGGTATCGTTTCAGCTTCCCTGGAATTCCCGGGAAACATCGCTGTCACACGGTAATCTATGA
- a CDS encoding response regulator, whose protein sequence is MEVIVVDDEELSLNRLGNMLAGMPGVEVCGLFYTAAEALRYINENKPDAVFLDICIPETDGLALANKIKDIDDSAKVVFVTGYDEYAVRAFELEAVDYLMKPISRDRLEKTVQRLQRACIGTGRQSKPQMKVSCFGGFRAAVGDSDSGIVNWRSPKTEELFAFLIFKKNVSRDEIVNTLWDGLEPDRALTNINSTMYYIRKALSPHGLEKCIAATRKEIRIDSELISCDLYEFERLLRGRPSSKDRVETLDRLAELYKGELFQGKAYEWSFSKSRSLESGFISALLETAEYYREKQGYEQAEKMYKRALEIDPFNEEICGHIIQICLKMGRKSEALRLYLQMEKFLMEELGEKPQDKLKKFFEEQ, encoded by the coding sequence ATGGAGGTCATAGTTGTTGATGATGAAGAACTGTCCCTGAACCGTCTGGGTAATATGCTTGCCGGTATGCCAGGCGTTGAAGTCTGCGGACTGTTTTATACGGCCGCAGAAGCGCTGCGATATATCAATGAAAATAAACCGGATGCGGTGTTTCTGGATATCTGCATCCCGGAAACCGACGGACTTGCTCTTGCCAACAAGATTAAGGATATTGACGACTCCGCCAAGGTGGTTTTTGTGACAGGGTATGACGAATATGCCGTCAGAGCCTTTGAATTGGAAGCCGTTGATTATCTGATGAAGCCGATCAGCCGTGACCGTCTTGAAAAGACGGTCCAAAGGCTGCAGCGCGCCTGTATAGGCACAGGCCGGCAAAGCAAACCCCAGATGAAGGTTTCCTGCTTCGGCGGTTTTCGTGCGGCTGTTGGGGACTCGGACTCCGGCATTGTGAACTGGCGGTCGCCCAAGACGGAGGAGCTGTTCGCCTTTCTCATTTTTAAAAAAAATGTCAGCCGGGATGAAATTGTCAATACGCTGTGGGATGGTTTAGAACCGGACAGGGCTTTGACAAACATAAATTCTACCATGTACTATATCCGTAAGGCCCTCAGCCCCCACGGCCTGGAAAAATGCATCGCCGCCACCCGTAAGGAGATTCGTATCGATTCAGAGCTGATCTCCTGCGACTTATATGAATTTGAAAGGCTGCTGAGAGGCAGGCCGAGCAGCAAAGACCGCGTCGAAACTCTTGACCGGCTGGCTGAACTGTACAAGGGTGAACTCTTTCAGGGCAAAGCCTATGAGTGGTCCTTTTCAAAATCCCGAAGCCTTGAGAGCGGCTTTATAAGCGCCCTTCTGGAAACAGCGGAATATTACAGGGAAAAGCAGGGATATGAACAGGCTGAAAAAATGTATAAAAGGGCCCTTGAAATCGATCCCTTCAATGAGGAGATCTGCGGCCATATCATTCAAATTTGTTTGAAAATGGGCAGGAAAAGCGAGGCGCTGCGCTTATATCTCCAGATGGAAAAGTTTCTGATGGAAGAGCTAGGAGAGAAGCCTCAGGATAAATTGAAAAAATTTTTTGAGGAACAATAG